The DNA sequence TGTAAGGTTTTCTACATAAAGTTGCTGATATTATTCACCATGAATTAAGTTTTTGAAAACTGAGTAAGTTAAGCAACACAGAAGttcagatgaaataaaatgtttgaagactttttttttccaaaacagtaAAACCTATTATCTTTAGACAAACTACAGGACATAAAGCAGACGAATATGCTTTCTTTGCAGATCATTAAACAATGTTTGGGTTGTTTTGGTGACGTCACCACACTCACCGGCGTAGACCAGCGCGGTGATCAACGCGGCGAAGGCGTGGACGCGGAGTTTCTCTTCGACGCGGTGTATGTTGAGCGCCGCCGCCTGGACCACGAAGGCGCAGCACAGCTCCACCGCGGCCGCCTCCACCAGAGTCCCGCCCAGAGGGTCGAAGCAGCGGAACCCGAACCTCTGGTGCCGCAGGTGGACGTCCGACAGACCGCGCGACCACACGAAGGTGGCGAAGTGCCGCGCGGCCACCGCAGCGCCGAACTGACATCCGATCACCGCCGCCGCAGCTTTGACGCTGCTGCGGCCGCGGCACAGCCTCTCGAGCGCCGCGGTGGGGTTGCACGAAGCCTCCCGGAACGTGTGAAGATGGACCACCGTCATCAGGTAGGTGAGCGTCAGGGCGACCCCCAGGTCCAGCCGCGCGCTCTCCCCCAGCAGCTTGAGCTCGTgggtgcagcagcagagctggaagGTGGACGCGGCTTCCAGCGCGTAAATCCTGACCGCGGAGGGAGAAAGTTGAGCTGCTGCGCGGCGGATCACTTCTGAGAGCAGAACCGCCACCCCCAGGACCGACACCGAGACCCAGAGCTCCGCCATTTGTCCCGCTGCAGCCCCGTCACTCCGAAAGTGCACAGTTCGGTGAACTTTCCTCCACGGCGTCAAAGTTCAATCCGCGCTTGTGCCGCGTCACTGCGCGGCACCGGAAGCGGGCGCCaaccctccaaaataaaacacgaAGTATAGCGATGTCGAGATTATAAAatcagaaagattttttttttacaaacgtcaaatgataaaataatgcGCAAAATGTACCAATGATAAAATCTAGAGATAGTTAGGATGAAATGATCCAGGGGCATGGTTGAGTCTAAGCGGTGGAAACTAGAGTTTCAGAGCTACTTTGCTCCAACTAACCCTGGTGAAGCTGTTCCACCAGGAGAGGACCTTGACTGGATGTTATACATAACCCCCCAGTGAGTTTGAGCGTCATCACCGCCGTCAATAATTGATGTCAAGTGATCCTGATGTCAGCCCACCCCGACCCTAAGGCAACACAACCATCCTCCTCATGTATCTGTGCGCCAACTCACTCAGTCACGTCATGACGCCGATGCAGCAGATGTCCAAGGACACTCACCAAAGCAAACACGCATCACCTCCTGCTACGTTTACAAGCGAGTTTTATTGAAGGTGCGTACAGGAAGTACAGTgtttacagacacacacacacacactggtacCACACAGTAGTGTTGCTCTCCACAAAATCAACTCAGATCAGACCATTCAAAGCTATTTGAGGCTTCATATGAGAGGAACACAAAGGATCAGGACAAAAAGGGAAACTAAACCTTCCTTCCCAAAATAATATGACACCACTTCCTTGATGATGAACACACAGGCGCATGAACAGTCTTGATCTGACAACAACACAATCCATCAGCATCTTCGTGTTCTCACACACGTCATCTTTGGAATGTGATCATTTCAAGCAAACGCATCAAACAATTAGCCTTGAAGTCTTCAGTTATTGTTCCACACAGACATGACGACACACAATGGAACTTGACTGGGAACAGTAGCCGCCAGTTGAGGCATTTctcttttcaaatgaaataaatacttttattGGGTTACCACTAGCAAGCCTTCACAACACAGAAGCACTTttgttcaacttttttttttcccccaaacacATCATGAAGAGGCCTGGTGCTGGACTATAACCCAAAAAAATTGTAGTACTTTGAcggtaaaaaaataaacttttaaaGGATTTTTCTGCTGAACACAATTGCATGACGTAAGAAGGAAGTTCAGCTGAAAGGAAAATTAAAATCCTACTGTTGCCGCAAACTGTAGCCAGAAAAATAGAGGTGCGCAAACTCAGACAACCAGAACTGGGAAGTCAAGCTGAAGACGTCTCATGTTGACTTGCCAGTAAACAAGCAAGCTGTAGTCGCATCCTCCTTTCATTATCAAACAGCTACAATAGACTTCACTGATGTGCTCAGAAATCTGCCTCCTGATCGCCCTCTAGTGTTGTGACTGGGCACTTAACGTCCAAACAGCCTGCAAAGGTTCAAATAATTTGAGAAAATCGAAATGCTTGACTTAATAAAACTTGTTTTGCGAGCACCCCCGAGCGTCTGAGAAACTACCCCACACAGCAGTAGAAGAAAATCAAGTTTCAGTTTGAGTATGAACGATTTGAAGCGGAATtctcaggaaaaaaatacatagacATGGATCGACCTACATTTTAGGTTTTCTGCAGGAACAGGTTGTTGGGCTTCTTCTGGCGTCTTCAGGAGTATTTAAAGCAGGATGCTGTTGGAAACCTAAACAAGAGAAACGTGTTACTGCCGTGCAAATAACCATGAGCGGTTTGTGATTACACTGAAGAGCAGAGTGATGATTCGACAGAGTGATCATCTGAGGTCATTTGCTGTCCCTCAGTTGCTTTATTTACAAGGATATAATGTCCTGTACCGACTCAGTGGAAGACTGTCTGCCTCCAGCGTTTGTCCGGCGTGAAGGGCCAAAGGCAGTCGCTGATGGCGGAGGTGAAAGGTCGCGGTTCCACACTGaggtccagcagctccagacgTGAGCAGTTCAGGTGGCTGTTGGCGGGTCGGGGAGCCGAGCCGGCGGGCTGCTCTGTCAGCTGCACGCACACATGACCAGAATGCCACTGTACAGGTTCTGACTCAATCTTTGACAATGCAAAACCAGAGATGATGGAGACATACAGGGATGAGGTGGTTGGACGGCAGGTTGAAGGCCTGAGCGATGGCCACCGCCATTTCATATTTGGTCATCTGTTCTTTCCCTGAGAAATGAAAGATTCCTCTGATCGACGGGTCCTGAAGGAGAGGCAGACGAATGGTCGGTCAGGCAGAGTCGAGAGACAGGTAGAAAAGCAGAATAACAAATGGTGAGATACGGGTAAAAAAGTGGAGACCTGTCTGGCTCTCGCCGCCAGCTTCCTGCAGACGATGGCGACGTCTCGAGCGTCGGTGGGGAATCTCTGCTGGCAGTGGTCCAGCGTGCAGCTCTCTGTCGGCCCCTCCTGGACTTTCAGCCACAGTGACGTCACGGCGCTCTCCATCACCGACTCCACCTCGCCATACAGGACCGGAACGCGCAGCACCACCGCGCCTGGAGACGCAGATGGATCCACTTACATCCACTGATAAGTCACCAGATAGTGAGCAGATGATGATGTGTCTACCTGGACAGTGTCGCAgcgtctccctctctccctccagttTGCTGCGTCCGTACACGTTCAGAGGATTTGGGGTGTCGTCTTCACCGTAGGGAGGATTTCTGCCGTCGAACACGTAGTCGGAGCTTATGTAGATGAACACGGCTCCATTGGcagctgcacacaaacacatattcACTCCTGCTCTCCTTTACACATGCGTACGTGTCAGGAGGTACTGACCCGCCTCCCGAGCCAGTGTGCCAGTGGCGTGCACGTTCAGATTCACAGCGGCCTCGGTgtgtctctccaccacatctggccGTCTCTCTGCTGCACAGTGGACGATCACGTCCGGCTACAGAAGCGTCAGGGTATTAAAGCGAGCCGATACACAGGTTTGAGTGACAGCTAGAGTCGGTACCTTCGATTGGTGCAGCAGTCCTCGCACAGCATCTTCATCCGTCAGGTCACAGCGGATGTGTTGGGGTCTGGCCCTCCTGTAGCCAGATCCTACCACACACCAGTCATTGTTCTGGAACTCCTTACACACAGCCCGACCCAGAAGTCCGGTTGCCCCGGTAACCAGTACCCTGGGGGTTGGGACTAGCACCTCTTCCTGGAAATTCAGAATTCAGAAAGAGTCATATACAAAGTGGCAAACTCCGCCCGCTATTGACGCAACAAAGTACTTAGCCTCATTCGGTCTTAAAGTTCGTAAGAGCTCACGATCTTTCCAGTCAGATAGCGGATAATGAAATCAGTTGCTCGGTGAGATACGCTTGTGTGACGAATCAGCGGGTACGTGATGGCGttcgcgcgtgtgtgtgaggattAGATTACGGACGACTGTTTGGGTTAGTTCCGTAGCTACTTCGTGTCTCTGTTTACAGCTTCCTTTCACTTCCGCCTGCCTCTTCACCCTCACCTCCACGACTGTACAGACCGTGACGTCACTCCCGTCTGAACTAAAACTAGCCGTTAGCTCACCTGCACCAGCTGCACCCGCCCGGGACTAAAATGAATCTTCAGCTCGGCGCCTGTGCGGCTCATCTCCGTGGGGCTGCTCGGATCTGTCCCAGATCTGTAATCGATCGACCACACACCCTTCGCGTCTCCTGATTTATTTCCGATGCGCAACCCGACCGAAGCTTCCCGTTTCCGATCAGGTGTTTGCCGTAAAGTGTGCCTGTCGTGAGGTagcgtggccgagcggtctaaggcgctggattaaggctccagtctcttcgggggcgtgggttcgaatcccaccgctgccatCGAGCTTTTACGTCCACAGCTGGTTGAAGAAGCTTTTTTCCGTCGTCGACTGCGACATTTATCCTATTGTGCTCATTGGCATCATGTAAACGGCATTTACTTCGCATTGTACCTATCCGTGTTCGCTTTTATGACaataagtttatttttttactctaAACAAATCTACAAGCACACGAAAACTTTCTCACAGCAAAATTCTTTATAAATTCAGTTAAGAGCTCAGTGTGTTTGCGCGTAGGGAAACAGATGCATCGCGGGCGTCGCTTCACAAACTAGTCATCGTTTACGTAGCTGCTAAAACACGTATTAGTCTCTTCATTAACTGCATAGATAAAATTCTGAGACTTGACTGAAACATACGCCataaaaacaacagagaaaacaaTGAAGGATGGTTCCGCACCGAGACTCGGACCTCAAACCCAGGCATCctccaacaacagcagcaggaccAGTGAGCTGCGACAGAGACCCCAGCGCCTTACGCTTCTTCTCTTCCGTCTAGGTAGCGTTGCAGCGCCTCCTCTGGTGAGGAGTGAGCCAACGGGCGAAGAAGAGCAGATGCACAATCGAATagaaatgtttgtatttcttgGTTCTGTACGGTGAAAACGTCACTGATAAAGCTATGAAGTGTAAATACATGGCTGCCACGCTACCAAAGACTCACAAGCTCAGAAGAGTTTATACCACAGCGCACACAGATTGAGAATAGTTAGTAAATCAATTGTAAATAAGATAGTTTATTCTCAGTAGAAAAAAGGGACATCACGTTCAATCAGAATGAAATACATGAAAGGATTTAAACGTTTTTAAACCCCCCAAAATATAAGCCATTTCTTAAAagttgtttgcatttttttaagttcaaaagtcaactgaaaaaaaagaatgaaggaaTGAAAAACTAAGGGTCAATAGAGGGTGTCAAAGATTTCAGTGATGTCAGGTCAGGGCCACTTTTATTATGACAAATGTACAAGAGAAATTtcataagaaaaacaaaaagacaaaacacaacGAGCAGCCTACAAAGTTTTTACAAGTCCAACGTTTTCGGTCGTTGGCACCGACGTCTCCTCTCCTCAGGCGAGTTCTCCTGGAGCGTCCCCTTGTCGGAACCGTCCACCGGTCACTGATGTTCTGTGGATTCTGAATAAATAGTGGTTCAAAACTTATTTTACACAAAGACACTTCATCCAATCAGCGCGTGTCAGGTTACGATGTAAGCTacctggtttttgttttgtttgctacaAAACCTTTACCAATTTATTCCTTTTAAAAGTGTCCAAATAGTTTACAGCTATATGTCCCGATACACAGAAGAGCAAGTCACCGTTTTACCGTAAAACAATTTTCTCAGAGTGAGGTTCTAAAAGTCGAAATCTTGAAGAAAGTTGAGGTCGGCGTGTGCGGGAAGATCGAACTGCTTGACTaaaatgtacaaaaactttaCAACAGATATGtttaaatgtacaaaaaaatacattgttagaaaaataaaagcacaaaagtcacatgacttgagGATGCGAATAACTGAGTAATTCATTTACAAATGCTTCAGTCACTCCCCAAGGGTCATACGATCAACCACAGGAAATATGAGCATGAATTCCCTAAAACCGACAAAGTTGCaatgttgaaaaagaaaaacaatttcagaTCAGCATCGTCGACTCGGCGAGATTCACACGAAATACTCTGGAACGTAAAATGGAATGATACTTCCTGGTTGAGTGGGTGAAACACGTAGATGCTAGCGATGACGACACAAAATGGTGGCAAATCTGAACAATTCAGCGCCAGTGCTCAGAGAGCTGGCAGAGATAAAATCTTGTCGGAATAATAACGTTATAAAAATACCACGGAGAAACACTTGTCTTCACAAGTCCTCGTTGTTGCAGACATAGTCCACCAGGTCCGTGACGCCCAACAGGTCGTCCTCGTCGTCCTCCTGCGCCGCCACCTCTGTGGTGCCGAGACCATTGGCGGCAGGAATCGTAGTCTTGGGTGCGTCCAAATTGGGGACTAGACTTGGAGTGCTGGAGTTCTTAACCGCCTGCCCATTGGAGGTCAGAGTCCCTGCTGGATCGGATTGGTTCATCACCTTCGACACAACGGTGCCCACTTCCTCCACGTCCTTTTCAACAGTCTTCTTCTCTTTCGgcgtttcctcctcctccgagtcGTCGGAGTCGATCCGGTTGACTCTTTTCCGGACCGGCCGGTCGTCCTCTGATGATTCCTCTGATGAATCCGAGTCGCTGGCCTCCGACGCTCGCCTGCGCTTCAGCGCCAGCTTCCTGCGCTTCTGGTGGGAGTCTTCCTCCGATGAGTCGTCACGCCGCCGAGTCTTGCGATCCGCCGAGTCATCCGTGTCTCTGGAGAAACTCGCTGCAACAGAAACCAGAGATACCAGGTGAGATGTTGAACTAGAACCTGGTGCTTTTATTTCAGCACTTGCATGACCAGAGCCAGCATCAGAGTTAAATCACATTGCTGCAGAGTCATGAAAGCCCAGAGACCTCGTCTCCAGCTGGCAACATCTGCCTGAATTTTGTTCAGCTGCGTTCATGAGACTCGGCCACCACTGGTCTGGCACTGGTTCTCGCCCATTCCTCCCTGTAACATCGGAGCTAAAGGGATTTCTCAAGAGCCCCCAAGTTCAGGAGAAACCCGCTACCCCGACTCTCCAGTTCATCCTCACCGTCGCTCTCCGAACTGTCCTGCAGTCGTCCAGGCTTCAGTTTGTCCTTCCGTCTCTTGTTAGAGCCTTCAGACTCT is a window from the Synchiropus splendidus isolate RoL2022-P1 chromosome 17, RoL_Sspl_1.0, whole genome shotgun sequence genome containing:
- the mat2b gene encoding methionine adenosyltransferase 2 subunit beta isoform X1, which produces MSRTGAELKIHFSPGRVQLVQEEVLVPTPRVLVTGATGLLGRAVCKEFQNNDWCVVGSGYRRARPQHIRCDLTDEDAVRGLLHQSKPDVIVHCAAERRPDVVERHTEAAVNLNVHATGTLAREAAANGAVFIYISSDYVFDGRNPPYGEDDTPNPLNVYGRSKLEGERETLRHCPGAVVLRVPVLYGEVESVMESAVTSLWLKVQEGPTESCTLDHCQQRFPTDARDVAIVCRKLAARARQDPSIRGIFHFSGKEQMTKYEMAVAIAQAFNLPSNHLIPLTEQPAGSAPRPANSHLNCSRLELLDLSVEPRPFTSAISDCLWPFTPDKRWRQTVFH
- the LOC128748163 gene encoding aquaporin-11-like gives rise to the protein MAELWVSVSVLGVAVLLSEVIRRAAAQLSPSAVRIYALEAASTFQLCCCTHELKLLGESARLDLGVALTLTYLMTVVHLHTFREASCNPTAALERLCRGRSSVKAAAAVIGCQFGAAVAARHFATFVWSRGLSDVHLRHQRFGFRCFDPLGGTLVEAAAVELCCAFVVQAAALNIHRVEEKLRVHAFAALITALVYAGGSVSGAMFNPVLAYSVQFPCSGHTTFEYVLVYWLAPVAGVASCVLLLEKIIPFLSGKSKVEVGRTKLKNQ
- the mat2b gene encoding methionine adenosyltransferase 2 subunit beta isoform X2, with product MPGFEVRVSEEVLVPTPRVLVTGATGLLGRAVCKEFQNNDWCVVGSGYRRARPQHIRCDLTDEDAVRGLLHQSKPDVIVHCAAERRPDVVERHTEAAVNLNVHATGTLAREAAANGAVFIYISSDYVFDGRNPPYGEDDTPNPLNVYGRSKLEGERETLRHCPGAVVLRVPVLYGEVESVMESAVTSLWLKVQEGPTESCTLDHCQQRFPTDARDVAIVCRKLAARARQDPSIRGIFHFSGKEQMTKYEMAVAIAQAFNLPSNHLIPLTEQPAGSAPRPANSHLNCSRLELLDLSVEPRPFTSAISDCLWPFTPDKRWRQTVFH